One segment of Streptomyces sp. NA02950 DNA contains the following:
- a CDS encoding DUF3099 domain-containing protein — MYARRRHAYFFLMGACLTLFISAWAFVRLWSVPAAVVMCIVAMVIPPFAAIVANRRGPDDRWWDESGDEESDRWWRELDEHNHRH; from the coding sequence ATGTACGCGCGACGCCGCCACGCATATTTCTTCCTGATGGGCGCGTGTCTGACGCTCTTCATCTCGGCGTGGGCATTCGTGCGTCTGTGGTCGGTCCCGGCGGCCGTCGTGATGTGCATCGTCGCCATGGTGATCCCCCCGTTCGCCGCCATCGTCGCCAACCGGCGCGGCCCGGACGACCGCTGGTGGGACGAGTCGGGGGACGAGGAGTCCGACCGGTGGTGGCGGGAGCTGGACGAGCACAACCACCGCCACTGA
- a CDS encoding PadR family transcriptional regulator, with amino-acid sequence MRLPLLALLARGSAHGYELKQDLEKLLGSAYPQPNIGQIYVTLNRLQKSGLIEGEDVAQSTRPNKRIYRLTDAGREALALWFEEPTDEPRVRDEFFMKLALAPQTGDVDQIGLINKQRRHYLNAMRDLSKLAAAEERDNRIPQLLIEGAMLHLQADLDWLERCQEELEEEQR; translated from the coding sequence GTGCGGCTCCCGCTGCTGGCGCTACTCGCGCGCGGCTCCGCCCACGGCTACGAGCTGAAGCAGGACCTTGAGAAGCTCCTGGGGTCGGCGTACCCTCAGCCCAACATCGGACAAATCTACGTCACTCTCAACCGGCTCCAGAAGTCCGGTCTGATCGAGGGCGAGGATGTTGCCCAGTCGACCCGGCCCAACAAGCGCATCTACCGGCTCACCGACGCCGGACGCGAAGCGTTGGCCCTATGGTTCGAGGAGCCGACGGATGAGCCGCGGGTACGGGACGAGTTCTTCATGAAGCTCGCCCTCGCCCCCCAGACCGGGGATGTCGACCAGATCGGCCTGATCAACAAGCAGCGCCGGCACTACCTGAATGCCATGCGCGACCTGTCCAAGCTGGCCGCGGCCGAGGAACGGGACAACCGGATTCCCCAGCTGCTCATAGAAGGGGCCATGCTGCACCTCCAGGCGGACCTCGACTGGCTGGAGCGCTGCCAGGAGGAGCTGGAGGAGGAGCAGAGATGA
- a CDS encoding glycoside hydrolase family 13 protein: MLTATAANGPSPSPADLAQRRWWRDAVIYQVYIRSFLDSTGDGIGDLAGVRAGLPYLKKLGVDGIWLSPFYPSPQHDHGYDVADYRGVDPVYGDLAEFDAVVADAHRLGMKVLVDIVPNHCSSEHPWFRAALAGAPGGPEREYFHFADGRGENGELPPNNWRAMFGGPAWSRVREADGSEGQWYLHLFTPEQPDLNWRNPAVGEDFLDVLRFWLERGVDGFRIDVAAGLFRHPELPDSPDPEADERTRDSVNPLAWNQPEVHQVWRDWRAVCDEYAEADGHDRLLVGEVSVPTAREHAAYVRPDELHQAFFFHLLSARWDVDAFRNTITEALRDIAGTGSTVTWVLNNHDQVRTVTRYASGPAGEGDTTTDHGPARARAAALLMLALPGAAYVYQGEELGLPEVLDLPDEVLTDPIFRRTGSRRHIRDGCRVPLPWSGLASPFGFTPAEGGARPWLPQPEWFAEHATDRALADTRSFWHLYRDGLHLRRSLPQLGEGTLRWLESPPQVLAFVRGDGLVCAVNFGTEPAPAPVSGTPLLASGDCPAGILPGSTAAWWISDLDPR; this comes from the coding sequence ATGCTCACAGCCACGGCCGCGAACGGCCCCTCGCCCTCCCCTGCGGACCTCGCGCAGCGGCGCTGGTGGCGCGACGCGGTGATCTACCAGGTGTACATCCGCAGCTTTCTGGACAGCACCGGCGACGGAATAGGCGATCTGGCCGGGGTCCGCGCCGGACTGCCGTACCTCAAGAAGCTGGGCGTGGACGGGATCTGGCTGAGCCCCTTCTACCCCTCGCCGCAGCACGACCACGGCTATGACGTCGCCGACTACCGCGGGGTGGACCCGGTCTACGGCGATCTCGCCGAGTTCGACGCCGTGGTGGCCGACGCCCACCGGCTGGGCATGAAGGTCCTGGTCGACATCGTCCCCAACCACTGCTCCAGCGAGCACCCCTGGTTCCGGGCCGCGCTGGCGGGCGCCCCCGGCGGCCCGGAGCGGGAGTACTTCCACTTCGCCGACGGCCGCGGGGAGAACGGCGAACTGCCGCCCAACAACTGGCGCGCCATGTTCGGCGGCCCCGCCTGGTCCCGGGTCCGGGAGGCCGACGGCAGCGAGGGCCAGTGGTACCTGCACCTGTTCACCCCCGAGCAGCCCGACCTCAACTGGCGCAACCCGGCCGTCGGCGAGGACTTCCTCGATGTGCTCCGGTTCTGGCTGGAACGCGGTGTCGACGGCTTCCGCATCGATGTGGCCGCGGGCCTCTTCCGCCACCCCGAACTCCCCGACTCCCCCGACCCGGAGGCCGATGAGCGCACCCGCGACTCGGTCAACCCGCTGGCCTGGAACCAGCCCGAGGTGCACCAGGTGTGGCGCGACTGGCGCGCGGTGTGCGACGAGTACGCGGAAGCCGACGGCCACGACCGGCTGCTGGTCGGCGAGGTGTCGGTGCCCACCGCCCGGGAGCACGCCGCCTACGTCCGCCCCGACGAGCTGCACCAGGCGTTCTTCTTCCACCTGCTCAGCGCCCGCTGGGACGTGGACGCCTTCCGGAACACCATCACCGAGGCACTGCGCGACATCGCCGGGACCGGCTCCACCGTCACCTGGGTGCTCAACAACCACGACCAGGTCAGGACCGTGACCCGGTACGCCTCCGGCCCGGCCGGGGAAGGCGACACCACCACCGACCACGGCCCGGCGCGCGCCCGCGCCGCCGCCCTGCTGATGCTGGCGCTGCCCGGCGCCGCCTATGTCTACCAGGGCGAGGAGCTGGGTCTGCCCGAGGTGCTGGACCTGCCCGACGAGGTGCTCACCGACCCGATCTTCCGCAGAACCGGCAGCCGCCGGCACATCCGCGACGGCTGCCGGGTGCCGCTGCCGTGGTCCGGGCTGGCGTCCCCGTTCGGCTTCACCCCGGCCGAGGGCGGTGCGCGGCCGTGGCTGCCGCAGCCCGAGTGGTTCGCCGAGCACGCCACCGACCGGGCGCTGGCCGACACCCGTTCGTTCTGGCACCTCTACCGCGACGGGCTCCACCTGCGCCGCAGCCTCCCCCAGCTCGGCGAGGGCACCCTGCGCTGGCTGGAGTCCCCGCCCCAGGTACTCGCCTTCGTCCGGGGCGACGGCCTGGTGTGCGCGGTCAACTTCGGCACCGAACCGGCCCCGGCGCCGGTCTCCGGAACCCCCCTGCTGGCCAGCGGCGACTGCCCGGCCGGCATCCTCCCCGGCTCCACCGCCGCCTGGTGGATCAGCGACCTCGACCCCCGATAG
- a CDS encoding DsrE family protein, which yields MSKKLVIKVTAGADAPERCSQAFTVAAVAVASGVPVSLWLTGESTWFALPGRAAEFELPHAAPLPELIEGILAGGTITVCTQCAARRDIEEKDLIEGARIAGSQVFVSEIMPDGVQALVY from the coding sequence ATGTCGAAGAAGCTGGTGATCAAGGTGACGGCGGGCGCGGACGCGCCCGAGCGGTGCTCTCAGGCGTTCACGGTGGCGGCGGTGGCCGTGGCGAGCGGGGTGCCGGTCTCGCTGTGGCTGACCGGTGAGTCCACGTGGTTCGCGCTCCCGGGGCGGGCGGCGGAGTTCGAGCTGCCGCACGCGGCACCGCTGCCGGAGCTGATCGAGGGGATCCTCGCGGGCGGCACGATCACGGTGTGCACCCAGTGCGCGGCCCGCCGGGACATCGAGGAGAAGGACCTGATCGAGGGGGCGCGGATCGCTGGCTCCCAGGTCTTCGTGAGCGAGATCATGCCGGACGGCGTGCAGGCGCTCGTCTACTGA
- a CDS encoding FABP family protein, which yields MIEIPSDLHPALVPLAFLLGNWEGAGVSDFPGAEKCNFGQEATFTHDGRDFIEYVSHTWVLDGEGKKVRPLESESGYWRIDKDRKVEVVMSRDQGVVEVWYGELAEGKPQIDLATDAVARTAAAGPYSGGKRLYGYVNSDLMWVGEKATPEVELRPYMSAHLKKVVDPREWAKDLKDLPDDGIAFFR from the coding sequence ATGATCGAGATTCCCTCCGACCTCCACCCGGCCCTGGTGCCGCTCGCCTTCCTCCTGGGCAACTGGGAAGGGGCCGGTGTCTCGGACTTCCCCGGGGCCGAGAAGTGCAACTTCGGCCAGGAGGCGACCTTCACCCACGACGGGCGCGACTTCATCGAGTACGTCTCGCACACCTGGGTGCTGGACGGCGAGGGCAAGAAGGTCCGCCCGCTGGAGTCCGAGTCCGGCTACTGGCGGATCGACAAGGACCGCAAGGTCGAGGTGGTGATGAGCCGCGACCAGGGCGTCGTGGAGGTCTGGTACGGCGAGCTGGCCGAGGGCAAGCCGCAGATCGACCTGGCCACCGACGCCGTGGCGCGCACCGCCGCCGCCGGGCCCTACTCGGGCGGCAAGCGGCTCTACGGCTACGTCAACAGCGATCTGATGTGGGTCGGCGAGAAGGCCACCCCCGAGGTGGAGCTGCGACCGTACATGTCGGCGCATCTGAAGAAGGTCGTCGACCCGCGCGAATGGGCCAAGGATCTCAAGGACCTGCCGGACGACGGGATCGCCTTCTTCCGCTGA
- a CDS encoding ABC transporter substrate-binding protein, with product MRWTHAAGRALLVTALLLAGQAGAQGPDGDPAVADGGGRGPITLVTGGDLTSYLRGVLDGWNRTHPAEKATLIELPDAADEVRAQMVTGLRSGSDRFDVLNIDVAWTSEFAAAGWISPLNADRFPLDRFLPPVVNTATFGGRLRAVPYVTNAGLLYYRKDILAQEHEKPPRTWAELKRLAKTAAPAHGLDGYAGQFLPYEGLTTNVTEAVQSAGGTILGDEGAKVTVDSAATRRALDFLTGGVRDGWIPMEALRYKEEESRRAFQNGRLLFLRNWPYVYSLANASSSPVAGKVGAVPLPGPDGPGSSVLGGSNLAVNAHSRHQKSATDLIAYLTSEAVQRRVLTEGALPPVWADLYTDPALVRKYPYLPTLRKSVLTAKPRPKSPRYDQVSLTVQAVVHDALAQRQSTEQTVARLRRELGDVIRHG from the coding sequence ATGCGGTGGACACACGCCGCCGGGCGGGCCCTCCTCGTCACCGCCCTGCTGCTGGCGGGCCAGGCGGGCGCGCAGGGCCCGGACGGGGATCCGGCGGTCGCCGACGGGGGCGGCCGCGGTCCGATCACCCTGGTCACCGGAGGTGACCTCACCAGCTATCTGCGCGGGGTGCTGGACGGCTGGAACCGCACGCACCCCGCGGAGAAGGCCACGCTCATCGAGCTGCCGGACGCCGCCGACGAGGTGCGTGCGCAGATGGTCACCGGGCTGCGCTCCGGGAGCGACCGTTTCGATGTACTCAACATCGACGTGGCCTGGACCTCGGAGTTCGCCGCGGCGGGCTGGATCTCCCCGCTGAACGCCGACCGCTTTCCGCTGGACCGCTTCCTGCCGCCGGTGGTGAACACCGCCACCTTCGGCGGGCGGCTGCGCGCGGTGCCCTACGTGACCAACGCGGGGCTGCTCTACTACCGCAAGGACATCCTCGCCCAGGAGCACGAGAAACCGCCCCGCACCTGGGCGGAGCTGAAGCGGCTGGCCAAGACGGCCGCCCCCGCCCACGGCCTGGACGGCTACGCGGGGCAGTTCCTGCCGTACGAGGGGCTGACCACCAATGTCACCGAAGCCGTGCAGTCCGCGGGCGGGACGATCCTCGGCGACGAGGGCGCCAAGGTCACCGTGGACTCCGCGGCCACCCGCCGGGCTCTGGACTTCCTGACCGGCGGGGTGCGGGACGGCTGGATACCCATGGAGGCCCTCCGCTACAAGGAGGAGGAGTCGCGGCGGGCGTTCCAGAACGGCCGGCTGCTGTTCCTGCGCAACTGGCCCTATGTGTACTCCCTGGCCAACGCCTCGTCCTCACCCGTCGCCGGGAAGGTCGGCGCGGTTCCGCTGCCGGGTCCGGACGGCCCCGGCTCCAGCGTTCTGGGCGGCTCCAACCTCGCCGTCAACGCGCATTCCCGGCACCAGAAGTCGGCCACCGATCTGATCGCCTATCTGACCAGCGAGGCGGTCCAGCGCCGGGTCCTCACCGAGGGGGCGCTGCCACCGGTGTGGGCCGATCTGTACACCGATCCCGCACTGGTGCGGAAGTACCCGTATCTGCCGACGCTCCGCAAGAGCGTGCTCACGGCCAAGCCGCGCCCCAAGAGCCCCCGGTACGACCAGGTGAGCCTGACCGTGCAGGCCGTGGTGCACGACGCCCTGGCGCAGCGGCAGTCCACCGAGCAGACGGTCGCCCGGCTCCGGCGCGAGCTCGGTGACGTCATCCGGCACGGCTGA
- a CDS encoding folate-binding protein YgfZ, whose protein sequence is MKSPLLSLPGAVPGEGPDEGVAAHYGDLFREQRALADGSGFVDLSHRGVVTVTGADRLSWLHLLLTQHVQELPAGQATEALILSAHGHIEHALYIVDDGETTWAHVEPGSQGDLIAYLESMKFFYRVEIADRTEEYAVVHLPAGSITEVPEDTVVRETAHGRDLFLPRERLESFARTDGPPIGVLAYEALRIEAHRPRLGLETDHRTIPHELGWIGSAVHLQKGCYRGQETVARVQNLGKPPRRLVFLHLDGSEVKLPGHGAPMRLAADGEEGRQLGFVTSSARHHELGPIALALVKRNVPVDAELLADTTAAAQEVVVEP, encoded by the coding sequence ATGAAGAGCCCTTTGCTGTCGCTGCCCGGCGCCGTCCCCGGCGAGGGCCCCGACGAAGGCGTCGCCGCCCACTACGGCGACCTGTTCCGCGAGCAGCGCGCGCTCGCCGACGGATCCGGCTTCGTGGATCTCTCGCACCGCGGAGTGGTCACCGTCACCGGAGCCGACCGGCTGAGCTGGCTGCATCTGCTGCTCACCCAGCACGTCCAGGAGCTTCCCGCCGGACAGGCCACCGAGGCCCTGATCCTCTCCGCCCACGGCCATATCGAACACGCGCTCTACATCGTCGACGACGGTGAGACCACCTGGGCCCATGTGGAGCCCGGGAGCCAAGGCGATCTGATCGCGTACCTGGAGAGCATGAAGTTCTTCTACCGGGTCGAGATCGCCGACCGCACCGAGGAGTACGCGGTGGTCCACCTCCCGGCCGGGAGCATCACCGAGGTCCCCGAGGACACCGTGGTACGGGAGACCGCGCACGGCCGCGACCTGTTCCTGCCGCGCGAGCGGCTGGAGTCCTTCGCCCGCACCGACGGTCCGCCGATCGGGGTGCTGGCGTACGAGGCGCTGCGGATCGAGGCGCACCGGCCGCGGCTCGGGCTGGAGACCGACCACCGCACCATCCCGCACGAGCTGGGCTGGATCGGCAGCGCGGTCCATCTCCAGAAGGGCTGCTACCGGGGCCAGGAGACGGTGGCCCGGGTGCAGAACCTGGGCAAGCCGCCGCGCCGGCTGGTCTTCCTCCACCTCGACGGCAGCGAGGTGAAGCTGCCCGGCCACGGTGCGCCCATGCGTCTGGCCGCGGACGGCGAGGAGGGCCGTCAGCTGGGCTTCGTCACCTCATCCGCCCGCCACCACGAACTGGGACCGATCGCGCTGGCGCTGGTGAAGCGGAACGTTCCGGTGGACGCGGAGCTGCTGGCGGACACCACGGCCGCGGCGCAGGAAGTGGTGGTCGAGCCGTAG
- a CDS encoding ABC transporter substrate-binding protein — MRRIVTATATVLGLALTATACGGGDGDSSKGEQKLKGQTVNVAGVWTGVEMKNFKKVLDAFSEKTGAKTNFIPTGDNVSTVIGSKIEGGKAPDVVMVPQVGVLKQFAKKGWLTPLSKKVDAKAGATFATVWKKYGTVDGTYYGLYFKASHKSTVWYAPQALEQAGVQPPKSYKEMLKTAKTVSDSGTPAFSVGGEDGWTLTDWFENIYLSQAGPQMYDKLASHSIPWTDPTVVKALTTLGKLFGDKNLVAGGSAEALRTDFPESVENVFGGEPKAGMVYEGDFVGGLISGQFKKKVGEDARFFPFPAVDGKKAPVVSGGDAAVVLKAGKNKKAAMAFLEYLASPEAAAVWAEAGGFVSPNTNLKPTAYKDETTRAIAESLVDAGNNVRFDMSDQAPAAFGGTVGTGEWKILQDFLKDPSDPKATASKLEAAAAKAYKD, encoded by the coding sequence ATGAGACGCATAGTGACCGCGACCGCGACCGTCCTCGGTCTCGCGCTGACCGCGACCGCCTGTGGCGGCGGCGACGGCGATTCCTCCAAGGGCGAGCAGAAGCTCAAGGGCCAGACCGTGAACGTGGCGGGGGTCTGGACCGGTGTGGAGATGAAGAACTTCAAGAAGGTGCTCGACGCCTTCTCGGAGAAGACCGGCGCCAAGACCAACTTCATCCCCACCGGCGACAATGTCTCCACCGTCATCGGCAGCAAGATCGAGGGCGGCAAGGCCCCCGACGTGGTGATGGTGCCGCAGGTCGGCGTGCTCAAGCAGTTCGCCAAGAAGGGCTGGCTCACCCCGCTGTCGAAGAAGGTCGACGCCAAGGCCGGGGCCACCTTCGCCACCGTGTGGAAGAAGTACGGCACCGTCGACGGCACCTACTACGGCCTGTACTTCAAGGCGTCCCACAAGTCCACGGTCTGGTACGCCCCGCAGGCGCTGGAGCAGGCCGGGGTGCAGCCGCCGAAGAGCTACAAGGAGATGCTCAAGACCGCCAAGACCGTCTCCGACTCCGGAACGCCCGCCTTCTCCGTCGGCGGCGAGGACGGCTGGACCCTCACCGACTGGTTCGAGAACATCTACCTCTCGCAGGCCGGTCCCCAGATGTACGACAAGCTGGCCTCGCACAGCATCCCCTGGACCGACCCCACTGTGGTCAAGGCGCTGACCACCCTGGGCAAGCTGTTCGGCGACAAGAACCTGGTGGCCGGGGGCAGTGCGGAGGCGCTGCGCACCGACTTCCCCGAGTCGGTGGAGAACGTCTTCGGCGGTGAGCCCAAGGCGGGCATGGTCTACGAGGGCGACTTCGTGGGCGGTCTGATCTCCGGCCAGTTCAAGAAGAAGGTCGGCGAGGACGCCCGGTTCTTCCCCTTCCCCGCGGTGGACGGCAAGAAGGCCCCGGTGGTCAGCGGCGGCGACGCGGCGGTGGTGCTCAAGGCGGGCAAGAACAAGAAGGCCGCCATGGCGTTCCTGGAGTACCTGGCGAGCCCGGAGGCCGCCGCGGTGTGGGCCGAGGCGGGCGGTTTCGTCTCCCCCAACACCAACCTCAAGCCCACCGCCTACAAGGACGAGACCACCCGCGCGATCGCCGAGTCGCTGGTCGATGCCGGGAACAACGTCCGGTTCGACATGTCGGACCAGGCCCCGGCCGCGTTCGGCGGGACCGTGGGCACCGGTGAGTGGAAGATCCTCCAGGACTTCCTGAAGGACCCGTCGGACCCGAAGGCCACCGCGAGCAAGCTCGAGGCCGCCGCGGCCAAGGCGTACAAGGACTGA
- a CDS encoding ABC transporter permease: MRATLRWAHADLRAHRGAALFTVLATAGIIVSLLLASAFFAYAANPWQRVFTQSSGAHVWIHTRAAADAGSLARLDGVEAASGPFRTARATLEHGGARASLELRATGPEEPETARPLITGGHWLSADTRDGIVLESSVARALWAEPGDALTVRAPGEKARTLRVAGVAETAESRFDPGETPGVGWVLPSALGSVETRPDHLGQAIGLRLQDPTDTDFAVQRVVNKLGADQVTGVSLWQRARAEAVGDDRLLGQLLGLFGLGALLAAALAVGGAITTRVRGHLRDISVLKAIGFAPGQVVRMFLVQHLGLSLLGVVCGAALAEVLGPHLPGRIGEAVALWQALPEHHWAPFAVVGGAVVFIAAATCLAAWRAGRVPPVPVARAATDPGRRMSGTTRRALGMRLPPALVLGWRGAFHRPARSLAAIGRLALPLLLITVAVGTWTTLDRFESHPEKIGLAAPLAARAEGLSDARIHTLLTKDREVTAVYPGTETEALVPGQTGTITLQGLGTAKHPYPFSVAEGRPAHGDDEAVAGQGLLDLLDVKVGDWVRMTVGGSPQVLHIVGRSIETEQGGRVISTSIDTLRERDPKLEPDFYHLALRPGARPEAVSASLADASHDRLEVREIANPADRLSAVRGVTLGLIAVLGLIGLAELSTTIGAAVRDRRRDLLALKAIGLTPRQIAAVIVAGTGFTALAAALAGTVIGTFASGWMIDLQGRSSGMGAGIAEAPPLGVLVLIGTAAVAGAVAAAALPAARAARSRLADTASDVL; encoded by the coding sequence GTGCGGGCCACCCTGCGCTGGGCACACGCCGATCTGCGGGCACACCGCGGCGCGGCCCTGTTCACCGTGCTCGCCACCGCCGGGATCATCGTCTCGCTGCTGTTGGCGAGCGCGTTCTTCGCCTACGCGGCCAACCCCTGGCAGCGGGTGTTCACCCAGTCCTCCGGCGCCCATGTGTGGATCCACACCCGGGCCGCCGCCGACGCCGGATCGCTGGCCAGGCTGGACGGGGTCGAGGCCGCCTCCGGGCCCTTCCGCACCGCCCGCGCCACCCTCGAGCACGGCGGCGCCCGCGCCTCCCTGGAGCTCCGTGCCACCGGGCCCGAGGAGCCGGAGACCGCGCGTCCGCTGATCACCGGCGGCCACTGGCTCTCCGCGGACACACGCGACGGCATCGTGCTGGAGAGCTCGGTCGCCCGCGCCCTGTGGGCCGAACCGGGCGACGCGCTCACCGTTCGCGCCCCCGGGGAGAAGGCCCGTACGCTGCGGGTCGCGGGCGTCGCGGAGACCGCCGAATCGCGCTTCGACCCGGGCGAGACCCCGGGCGTGGGCTGGGTGCTGCCCTCCGCGCTCGGCTCGGTCGAAACGCGTCCGGACCACCTCGGCCAGGCCATCGGACTGCGGTTGCAGGACCCGACGGACACCGACTTCGCGGTACAGCGGGTGGTCAACAAACTCGGCGCCGACCAGGTCACCGGAGTCTCGCTGTGGCAGCGGGCGCGGGCCGAGGCGGTGGGCGACGACCGGCTGCTGGGCCAGCTGCTCGGCCTGTTCGGGCTCGGCGCGCTGCTGGCCGCGGCGCTGGCGGTGGGCGGTGCGATCACCACCCGGGTCCGTGGCCATCTGCGGGACATCTCGGTACTCAAGGCGATCGGCTTCGCCCCCGGCCAGGTCGTCCGCATGTTCCTGGTCCAGCATCTGGGTCTTTCGCTGCTGGGGGTGGTCTGCGGCGCGGCCCTCGCCGAGGTGCTGGGCCCGCATCTGCCCGGCCGGATCGGGGAGGCGGTGGCGTTGTGGCAGGCGCTTCCGGAGCACCACTGGGCCCCGTTCGCCGTCGTGGGCGGCGCCGTCGTCTTCATCGCCGCGGCCACCTGCCTGGCCGCCTGGCGGGCGGGCCGGGTGCCTCCGGTGCCGGTCGCCCGCGCCGCCACCGACCCCGGCCGCCGGATGTCCGGCACCACCCGGCGGGCGCTCGGGATGCGGCTGCCGCCCGCGCTGGTGCTCGGCTGGCGCGGCGCCTTCCACCGGCCGGCGCGCTCGCTCGCGGCCATCGGGCGGCTCGCCCTGCCGCTGCTGCTGATCACGGTCGCGGTCGGCACCTGGACCACCCTGGACCGGTTCGAGAGCCACCCGGAGAAGATCGGTCTCGCCGCCCCGCTCGCCGCCCGCGCCGAGGGGCTCTCCGACGCCCGGATCCACACCCTGCTCACCAAGGACCGCGAGGTCACCGCCGTCTACCCGGGCACCGAGACCGAGGCGCTGGTCCCCGGGCAGACCGGGACGATCACCCTCCAGGGCCTGGGCACCGCCAAGCACCCCTATCCGTTCTCCGTCGCCGAAGGGCGTCCCGCCCACGGCGACGACGAGGCGGTGGCCGGACAGGGCCTGCTGGACCTGCTCGATGTGAAGGTCGGCGACTGGGTCCGGATGACGGTGGGCGGAAGCCCGCAGGTGCTCCACATCGTCGGGCGCAGCATAGAGACGGAGCAGGGCGGCCGGGTGATCTCCACCTCGATCGACACCCTCCGCGAACGCGACCCGAAGCTGGAGCCGGACTTCTACCACCTGGCCCTGCGCCCCGGCGCCCGCCCTGAGGCGGTCAGCGCGTCCCTGGCGGACGCCTCGCACGACCGCTTGGAGGTGCGGGAGATCGCCAATCCGGCCGACCGGCTCTCCGCCGTCCGCGGGGTGACCCTCGGACTGATCGCCGTGCTCGGGCTGATCGGTCTGGCCGAGCTGTCGACGACGATCGGTGCGGCGGTACGTGACCGGCGCCGCGATCTGCTCGCGCTCAAGGCGATCGGGCTGACCCCGCGCCAGATCGCCGCGGTGATCGTGGCCGGGACCGGGTTCACCGCGCTGGCCGCGGCCCTGGCCGGCACGGTGATCGGGACGTTCGCCTCCGGCTGGATGATCGATCTCCAGGGCCGCAGCAGTGGGATGGGCGCGGGGATCGCGGAGGCCCCGCCGCTCGGGGTGCTGGTGCTGATCGGCACCGCCGCGGTGGCCGGGGCGGTGGCCGCCGCGGCCCTGCCGGCCGCGCGGGCCGCCCGCAGCCGTCTCGCGGACACCGCCAGCGACGTGCTCTGA
- a CDS encoding Fur family transcriptional regulator — translation MATTDWKTDLRERGYRLTPQRQLVLEAVDRLEHATPDEILTEVRRTASGVNISTVYRTLELLEELGLVSHAHLGHGAPTYHLADRHHHIHMVCRDCTDVIEADVSVAQAFTRRLRAEFGFDTDMKHFAIFGRCADCTAKQGAGRNAEQGSDDSAKGRAAKS, via the coding sequence GTGGCGACCACCGACTGGAAGACCGATCTGCGGGAGCGCGGCTACCGGCTCACCCCGCAGCGTCAGCTTGTCCTGGAAGCAGTCGACCGTCTGGAGCACGCCACTCCGGACGAGATCCTCACCGAGGTGCGCCGCACCGCCAGCGGGGTCAACATCTCCACGGTCTACCGCACCCTGGAGCTGCTGGAGGAGCTGGGCCTGGTCAGCCATGCCCATCTGGGCCACGGCGCCCCCACGTACCACCTCGCCGACCGGCACCACCACATCCACATGGTGTGCCGGGACTGCACGGATGTGATCGAGGCCGATGTGTCGGTGGCCCAGGCGTTCACCCGTCGGCTGCGGGCCGAGTTCGGTTTCGACACCGATATGAAGCACTTCGCGATCTTCGGCCGGTGCGCCGACTGCACCGCCAAGCAGGGTGCCGGGAGGAACGCCGAGCAGGGCTCCGACGACTCCGCCAAGGGCCGAGCGGCCAAGTCGTAG
- a CDS encoding ABC transporter ATP-binding protein, with protein sequence MSREQSSREASPRAAGPSADSIVRAEGLVKTYRTEGAAPVEAVRGVDLHVERGEFVAVTGPSGAGKSTLLHLLGGLDRPDSGSLWLDGKQVDSYSEARWAVLRRKKIGIVFQFFNLVSNLTVADNVELPALLAGSTPRQARASREELLAELGLAGKERSMPAELSGGEQQRVALARALVNTPSVLLADEPAGSLDSKGTREVLRLLSRFHQRGQTIVLITHDARMASAADRVISFFDGQVVDDVALQGGGGRRGGGVADVLELKG encoded by the coding sequence ATGAGCCGCGAGCAGTCGAGCCGCGAGGCGTCCCCTCGCGCCGCCGGGCCGTCCGCGGACTCGATCGTGCGGGCCGAGGGCCTGGTCAAGACCTACCGGACGGAGGGCGCGGCCCCGGTCGAGGCGGTCCGCGGGGTCGACCTCCATGTCGAGCGCGGTGAATTCGTCGCGGTCACCGGACCCTCCGGAGCGGGCAAGTCCACCCTGCTCCACCTGCTCGGCGGCCTCGACCGCCCCGACAGCGGCTCGCTGTGGCTGGACGGGAAGCAGGTCGACTCCTACAGCGAGGCCCGCTGGGCCGTGCTGCGCCGCAAGAAGATCGGCATCGTCTTCCAGTTCTTCAACCTGGTCTCCAACCTCACCGTCGCCGACAACGTGGAGCTGCCCGCGCTGCTGGCCGGGTCCACCCCGCGGCAGGCCAGGGCGAGCCGGGAGGAGCTGCTCGCCGAGCTGGGCCTGGCGGGCAAGGAGCGGAGCATGCCCGCCGAGCTGTCCGGCGGTGAGCAGCAGCGGGTCGCCCTGGCCCGGGCGCTGGTCAACACCCCGAGCGTGCTGCTGGCCGACGAGCCCGCGGGCAGCCTGGACAGCAAGGGCACCCGGGAGGTGCTGCGACTGCTGTCCCGCTTCCACCAGCGCGGCCAGACGATCGTGCTGATCACCCATGACGCCCGGATGGCCAGCGCGGCGGACCGCGTGATCAGCTTCTTCGACGGCCAGGTCGTCGACGACGTGGCGCTCCAGGGCGGCGGCGGACGCCGCGGCGGCGGAGTGGCCGACGTCCTCGAGCTGAAGGGCTGA